The genomic region aactgggcatTGAattcacaacctaggtatgtgccctgacctggaatcaaaccctcaaacTTTTGGTAtatggatgacactccaaccaactgagccacctgggcagggCTTTCCTGgtgctgttttaatttttttttaaattgtcgaTTGAGCGAAATATTAATTAGGATGTGGTGAAGCTGCTATAACGAAGTAACCCAATAACAAATCCGTGGATTAAAGAAGTTAGAGGCTTATGTTCCTCTGACTTAAAATTCTGAGGTGAGTGTTCCAGCTTGGCAGATGACCCATCTCCACGTGGTTACAAAGTACTGCTAACGGATCTGGGTTCCTGTCATATGCCATTCCATCTCAGAGCAGGTAAAGAACATGGGAACGTTTCTGGGCCAGTTTTGAGGGCCAGGTCTGGAAGTATCACATATACATAAACTCTCCTCGTATTCACATTGGGAGAACTTAGATATATAAATACACTTGACTGCAAGAGGGACCGGGAAAAAGCCTAAGTGAGGCAGCCACATTCTAGCTACAGCTCTCTGACTAGGGAAGATGGGGAGAATGGATTTTGGTGGGCAATGATCCATCTCTACTACAGTGCCTACTAGTAGATATTAGGGAAAAGGGGGCTACAACACAAACactaataaaacattatttctggtcTCTAGGGACTCTGATCTAAACTACAGTACAGGCCAGCCTATGGTAAGTGCTGCTATAAAATTCAAAGGACTAGAGGAGTACAGGGAGGAAGTGGTAAGTTCTGACTGGGAAAAATCCAAGAAAACTTGTAGGAATAAGAATTTTTCATGGGCCATGAAGGAAGCACAAAACATCAATTTAACAATATGAGGATTATTTCTGATATAGGGATATCTTAAGCAAAGGCTCAGAGGCCCCAAAGTAAGGGGAATGTTTAAAGAATGGCACGTagccctaactgttttggctcagtggatagagtgtcagcctgaaagttcccaggttccattccggtcaagggcatgtaccttggttcgggcacatccccagtaggaggtgtgcaggaggcagctgatcgatgtttctctctcgtcgatgtttctaactctccatccctctcccttctctctgtaaaaaataaaaaataaaaataaaaagaatggcagGTAAATTAACGGAGCCAGCAGGGAAGAGATATATTTTAGGAGATAAGGTGTGTTGGGATATGATTGTGGGGGACTTTGAATTCCAAGCTAAGAGGTCTGGCTTTATCTATATGCAGTGGAGAGGCAGTGAATATTCACAAAGAGAGAAATGACACCATTGAGTCTTATGTTTCAAAAAGGAAAATCTGGTAGCGATATGGATGAGGATGGGGATAACAAAAGGATCACTTAGGAAGCCAGAGAGACATTCCTGAGACGGAGTGAACAGAATTTGGTGAATTATTGCATGGGGGATAGAGAAGGGCTGGAAGGAAACACTGACAATCCACAGAGATTCACACCAAGTGCTTGGGAGGATAACTTTGTTTTGACCTAAGCAAAGCAATCCTGAAAGCCTAGTGCCTTGGGAAATTAGGAATGAAGAAAATGGATGAAGAGTGATGGGATGGCATTATGCTGGTTTCTCCTAAATTTGCCTGAAATAATCCCCTCTCCTCCTAGATAGAGTATTTATTCCTCATATTTATTCATgtagaatgtgctttcttctgAGAGATGGGTTAGAAACGTGTAAAACAATTCTGGCCAATATACTGAGGTTAAATATAGCACCAGAAGCTCTTCATAGCAGATTTACATTCAATTAAGCTGAAACTAACACCTATTTGTTGAATGTTTGCCACATGCAGCAGTAGCTCTAAAACGTGGTAGCAATGAAGATGTAGGTAGTTCCTGAGCCTATGGCTACTTATTTTCACTTCCAGCCCCTCGACCTGCTTTTAGTCTCTTCAGAGCAGACTTCACTTCCTGGTTCCTCAGTGTATAGATGAGGGGGTTCAGTAATGGAGTGACAACAGTGTAAAACACAGCCACTGCTCCATCCAGGGGACTCTTGGAGCCTGGCCTGAGGTAGATGAAAATACAGGGGACGTAGTAGACTGTGACCACGGTTAGATGGGAGCCACAGGTGGAGAAGGCCCGCCGTCGCCCATCAGCAGTGCGTATCTTCAGGATGGCATGGACTATGTTGGCATAGGAGAGCAGAATCAACATGAAGCAACTGGCAGCCACTACCCCAATGTCCACAAAGGTCACAAGCTCATTGACAGTTGTGTCGGCACAGGCCAGTCTCAATACTGCAGGGATGTCACAGAAAAAATAATCCACCTGGTTGGGCCCACAGTAGGGCAGGCGGAAAGTCAAGGTGGCTTGGATAGATCCATGGATGGAGCCAGCCACCCAAGCTCCAGCCACAAGGATGGCGCATAACTTACTATTCATGAGCATGGGGTAGCGCAGAGGCCGGCATATTGCCAGGAACCTGTCGTAGGCCATCAAGGTGTAGAGGAAGCACTGGGTGCTGcccaggaaatgaaagaaatacaactgagccacacaaccACCAAATGGGATGGCCTTGCTGGAGGGAGTGAAATTTAGAATAATTCGAGGAACAATGACTGAGGAGAGCCACATGTCCAGGAATGAGAGCACACCCAGGAGGATGTACATGGGGCGAGCATGGAGCTTTGGGTCAGCCCACACGGTGAGCAGAATGAGCAGGTTGCCCAGCTGAGTGAGGATGTAAATGATGAAGAAGACCAGGAAGAGGAGGATCCTTAGATTTTGGGGGTGAGGTAAGCCCAGGAGAATGAAATCTGTCACCACAGTGTCCAGGGATGTGTTTTCAATGTTTTCCATGTTCTTTCTGCAGTCTGTTAAGATGAATAGTGAAGTTAGA from Eptesicus fuscus isolate TK198812 chromosome 5, DD_ASM_mEF_20220401, whole genome shotgun sequence harbors:
- the LOC103302767 gene encoding olfactory receptor 10G2-like; the protein is MENIENTSLDTVVTDFILLGLPHPQNLRILLFLVFFIIYILTQLGNLLILLTVWADPKLHARPMYILLGVLSFLDMWLSSVIVPRIILNFTPSSKAIPFGGCVAQLYFFHFLGSTQCFLYTLMAYDRFLAICRPLRYPMLMNSKLCAILVAGAWVAGSIHGSIQATLTFRLPYCGPNQVDYFFCDIPAVLRLACADTTVNELVTFVDIGVVAASCFMLILLSYANIVHAILKIRTADGRRRAFSTCGSHLTVVTVYYVPCIFIYLRPGSKSPLDGAVAVFYTVVTPLLNPLIYTLRNQEVKSALKRLKAGRGAGSENK